A genomic region of Zea mays cultivar B73 chromosome 6, Zm-B73-REFERENCE-NAM-5.0, whole genome shotgun sequence contains the following coding sequences:
- the LOC100274512 gene encoding Serine/threonine-protein kinase SAPK4, whose amino-acid sequence MDKYEAVRDIGSGNFGVARLMRNRETRELVAVKLIERGHRIDENVYREIVNHRSLRHPNIIQFIEVILTPTHLAIVMEYAAGGELFDRIVDRGRFSEDETRYFFQQLICGVSYCHHMQICHRDLKLENVLLDGSPAPRLKICDFGYSKSSVLHSRPKSAVGTPAYIAPEVLSRREYDGKLADVWSCGVTLFVMLVGAYPFEDQDDPKNIRKTIQRIAAIQYNIPDNIRISDDCRQLISRIFVSNPLRRITMREIKSHPWFLKNLPRELTEAVQLSYFRRDNSVSAFSDQTTEEIMKIVKEARTLPKSSRSGYGYSEECSDEEEKEVESEPKEEEEEAECDKTVREVRESGELDMTSLHI is encoded by the exons ATGGACAAGTACGAGGCTGTTCGGGACATCGGGTCGGGCAACTTCGGGGTAGCGCGGTTGATGCGCAACCGCGAGACCCGAGAACTCGTCGCCGTCAAGCTCATCGAACGAGGCCACCGG ATCGACGAGAATGTGTACCGCGAGATCGTCAACCACCGGTCGCTGCGGCACCCTAACATCATCCAGTTCATAGAG GTGATCCTAACTCCAACTCATCTTGCAATTGTGATGGAGTATGCGGCTGGTGGTGAACTATTTGATCGAATCGTAGATCGTGGGCGATTTAGCGAGGATGAG ACCAGGTATTTCTTCCAGCAGTTGATCTGTGGAGTGAGCTATTGCCATCACATG CAAATATGTCATAGAGATTTGAAGCTGGAGAATGTTCTCTTGGATGGCAGCCCAGCTCCACGGCTTAAGATATGTGATTTTGGCTACTCCAAG TCATCAGTACTACATTCAAGGCCAAAGTCAGCAGTGGGGACACCAGCATATATTGCACCAGAGGTGCTTTCTCGGCGGGAGTATGATGGGAAG CTTGCAGATGTATGGTCATGTGGAGTTACTCTTTTTGTCATGCTTGTGGGAGCCTACCCGTTTGAAGATCAGGATGATCCTAAAAATATTAGAAAGACCATTCAG CGAATTGCAGCAATTCAATATAATATCCCAGACAACATTCGCATATCTGATGATTGCAGACAACTCATTTCACGTATCTTTGTCAGCAATCCATTAAGG AGAATCACCATGAGGGAAATAAAAAGCCATCCATGGTTCCTAAAGAACTTGCCGAGGGAGCTCACAGAGGCGGTGCAGTTATCCTACTTCAGGAGGGACAACAGTGTCTCTGCATTTTCAGACCAAACAACCGAAGAAATCATGAAGATTGTCAAGGAGGCAAGAACCTTGCCAAAATCGTCGAGATCAGGCTATGGTTACAGTGAAGAATGCTCAGATGAGGAGGAAAAGGAAGTGGAGAGCGAACccaaagaggaggaagaagaagctgAGTGTGATAAGACAGTTAGGGAGGTTCGCGAGAGCGGGGAGCTGGATATGACCTCACTGCACATCTAA
- the LOC100274512 gene encoding serine/threonine-protein kinase SAPK4 isoform X1: MDKYEAVRDIGSGNFGVARLMRNRETRELVAVKLIERGHRVILTPTHLAIVMEYAAGGELFDRIVDRGRFSEDETRYFFQQLICGVSYCHHMQICHRDLKLENVLLDGSPAPRLKICDFGYSKSSVLHSRPKSAVGTPAYIAPEVLSRREYDGKLADVWSCGVTLFVMLVGAYPFEDQDDPKNIRKTIQRIAAIQYNIPDNIRISDDCRQLISRIFVSNPLRRITMREIKSHPWFLKNLPRELTEAVQLSYFRRDNSVSAFSDQTTEEIMKIVKEARTLPKSSRSGYGYSEECSDEEEKEVESEPKEEEEEAECDKTVREVRESGELDMTSLHI; encoded by the exons ATGGACAAGTACGAGGCTGTTCGGGACATCGGGTCGGGCAACTTCGGGGTAGCGCGGTTGATGCGCAACCGCGAGACCCGAGAACTCGTCGCCGTCAAGCTCATCGAACGAGGCCACCGG GTGATCCTAACTCCAACTCATCTTGCAATTGTGATGGAGTATGCGGCTGGTGGTGAACTATTTGATCGAATCGTAGATCGTGGGCGATTTAGCGAGGATGAG ACCAGGTATTTCTTCCAGCAGTTGATCTGTGGAGTGAGCTATTGCCATCACATG CAAATATGTCATAGAGATTTGAAGCTGGAGAATGTTCTCTTGGATGGCAGCCCAGCTCCACGGCTTAAGATATGTGATTTTGGCTACTCCAAG TCATCAGTACTACATTCAAGGCCAAAGTCAGCAGTGGGGACACCAGCATATATTGCACCAGAGGTGCTTTCTCGGCGGGAGTATGATGGGAAG CTTGCAGATGTATGGTCATGTGGAGTTACTCTTTTTGTCATGCTTGTGGGAGCCTACCCGTTTGAAGATCAGGATGATCCTAAAAATATTAGAAAGACCATTCAG CGAATTGCAGCAATTCAATATAATATCCCAGACAACATTCGCATATCTGATGATTGCAGACAACTCATTTCACGTATCTTTGTCAGCAATCCATTAAGG AGAATCACCATGAGGGAAATAAAAAGCCATCCATGGTTCCTAAAGAACTTGCCGAGGGAGCTCACAGAGGCGGTGCAGTTATCCTACTTCAGGAGGGACAACAGTGTCTCTGCATTTTCAGACCAAACAACCGAAGAAATCATGAAGATTGTCAAGGAGGCAAGAACCTTGCCAAAATCGTCGAGATCAGGCTATGGTTACAGTGAAGAATGCTCAGATGAGGAGGAAAAGGAAGTGGAGAGCGAACccaaagaggaggaagaagaagctgAGTGTGATAAGACAGTTAGGGAGGTTCGCGAGAGCGGGGAGCTGGATATGACCTCACTGCACATCTAA